In the genome of Streptomyces violaceoruber, the window AAGGGCATGACGGGGAAGAGGCTGTGCGCTCTCAGCTCCCGGACGCTCCGAGCCGCGGCTTCGCGCTCCCCCCGCAGCACCGCCGTGAGCGCCGACGTGGCCTTGAGGCCGAGCCACACGATCCACTCCCCGGTCTCCTCGGCGAGCGCGATCCCTTCCGCGGACTCTTCCCGGGCCTGGGCCAACTGCCCGAGGTAGAGACGTGGCCAGGATCCCGCCAGGGATCGCGCGAGCAGCCCGAGACGGCCCTGCGAACGCCACACGGACGCCGCCTGGGCCAGGTAGCGAGTGGCACGGCCCACGTCACCGATGGCCATCGAACCGCTGCCGAGGTAGTGCAGCAGCCGGCCGTCCTCGCGGTCCGGCCTGAGCTTCTCGAGCCGTGCGATCAGGTCGGTCCCACGGCGGTACGGCTCCGTATAGGCCCGCACCGTCAGGACGTGGGGGGCGTCCGGGTCGGGCTTCCACCGGTCCAGTTCGGCGGCGGCCTGGGCACGCACGCGGGCGTCGCCGTCCTGGAAGAAGCATCGGGCGGCGGCACGCCACAGCAGGTTCTCGGCGACGCTCGTACTGCCGACGTCGAACGCCCCCGCTGCCGCGTCGATCATGTCCTGGATGCGGCGTTGCGGCTCATCGGGCTCGAACGCGGCCTTGTCGGAGACCAGCATGAGGCGGGCCCGCTCCGTGGGGCCCGGCTCCGCCAGGTCGGCTCTGTTCAGCAGGATCTGGGCCTGGACACGGTCGTTGATCTCGCTGGCCAGCTCGGCCGCACGGACCAGCAGACCGGTCTGACGGCGTGGGTCGTGCACCAGCTCGCCGGCCTGGCGCAGGGCCGGTACGGCCGCGGCCAGTTGGCCCCGCTTCTGGGCGTCGTCCGCGAAGCGCTCCAGTTGGCCGGCCAGGTCGTCGTCCGGCCCGAGTGTGGCCGCTGCGAGGTGGACGAGCCGCCGCCCAGGTGATCCCTCCAGCGTCTCGGCCAGGGCCCGGTGGGTGGACAGCCGGTCGGCGACGGTGGCCCGCGTGTAGATCGCGGAGCGCATCAGGGGATGCCGGAACTCGGGTGTGCGACCGGTCAGAACCACCAGTCCGGCGTCGACGGCCTCCTGCAGGGCGTACACGGTCACTTCCGAGCCCGCGAGACGGCTTGCCACGTCGAGGAGCTGGTTCAGTGGTGCGGTGGGCTCCGCGGCAAGGACCAGGAGGAACGTCCTGCACTCGCGGGTGAGCGAGTCGGTGCGGGAGGCGAACGCGGTCTCCAGTCGCTGGGTCAGGGGCAGATCGTCGAGCGGGGGCGAGATGCCCTGCGCCGCCCTCGGCAGTTCGACGAGCGCGAGAGGGTTGCCGGCGGCGCGCTGCAGGATGCGGGCCCGCACCGCGTCGGCCAGGCCCGGGGCGTCGGCGTCGAGCAGTTCGGCCGCCGCCGACGGGGAGAGGGGCTCCAGAACGAGTTCGGCGTGAGTGCCCAGGGTGTATGTGCCCGGTGACGAGGTTCTTGCCGCGCCGATCATGAGGATGGGGAGGTCCCGGGTACGCCGGGCCACGAATCCGAGCACGTCACGGCTCGACGAGTCGACCCATTGGAGATCATCGACGAGCAGCAGGAGGGGCTGGCGGTCGGCGGCGTCGGCGAGCAGCTCGAGCACCGCCATCCCGACCCGGTAGATCTCGGGTTCCCCATCGCTGGCCCCGAAGGCTCCGCCGAGGGCCTTCCGGTAGGGGGCCGGCAACGTCTCGGCTCCGCCGAGAACCGGTTGGAGCAGCAGGTGCAGCGCGGCGAACGGCAGCCACTGTTCGGTCTCGACGCCGGAGGTGCGAAGGACTCGGACCCCCTGGTCCGAGGCATGAGAACCGAACGTGCGCAGCACGGAGGATTTGCCGACCCCGGGGTCTCCGCGGACCAGCAGAGCGCCGCCCTTGCCTGCCACCGTGCTCGATAGCAGGCCGTGCAGGACCTCCAGCTCCTCGTCCCGACCGATCATGCCGTGGGCACCGATGCCGGTCCGGACGAAGCGCCCCTCAGGCGCATCGAGGTCGGCCGTTCAGCCGCCGTTTCTCTTCGTATCGGGCTCAGCGTCTGCTGCACACCTCTGATATCGGCCACGGTTCCGGATTTTACCTGCCCCTGACCTCTTCCGTTGAGACGGGTCCGGCTCAGTCAACAGTCGAATGACTGCCTGATGACTCTCTGCCCACGACTCCTGCGCACGGGGTCGTAAGCGAGGGACGCCGTCGGCCCACCGACCGGGTCGGTGGGCCGACGGCGTCACGGTGTGAACCGAAGCGGCTACCGCTTCCAGAGGTACCAGACGCCGGCCTCGTGGTCGTTGTCGCAGTAGTAGCTGCCGCCCGGGTCGCCGCTCTGGTAGACGACCTTGACCGCGAGGCACTGAGCCTGCGTGTCGTAGAGCCCGATCATGGTGTCGGCGTGCGCGGCTGCGGCTCCCCCGAGCGTGACGCCCGTCGCACCCAGCGCGACGAGGCTCGCGGAGACGAGTTTCTTCTTCCAGCCCAGAGATGGCATGTGTGACTTTCCCTTTCCTCGGCAGTGCGGCGCCGGTGGCATGCGACGACGCAGGAACAACATGTGACACCGTGTCACATTGATCAACAGGCCGGCAAGCTCATCTCTTGCGTTGCACGGGTTACCAGCCACGAGTGGCCGATTCGGTACCTCGGCCCCGCAGGACGCCTCCACCATCGGTTCGTCTGCCGCAGGTCGGGGCGGTATCCTGCGACACCGTGTGATGGTGGCCGATGGCGACCACGCACTCGAAAGCGCGGGTTATACCGCCTGATCCGATGGCACCGTTCCACGGTGAGACGTAAGAGAGTGACGACAAGTGGATCTCAAACTGGAAGTCCTGGTGCTGCCCGTCTCCGACGTCGACCGGGCGAAGGCCTTCTACGAGGCGGTCGGGTTCCGCCTGGACGCCGACCACGTCACGGACGAGACCTACCGGGTCGTCCACATGACACCCCCGGGTTCGCCCTGCTCGGTGCTCTTCGGCACCGGCGTCACCCTGGCCGCCCCCGGGTCGTCCAAGGGCCTCCACCTCGTCGTCTCGGACATCTTCGAGGCCCGCGACGAGCTGGTCGGCCGGGGTGTGGAGGTGGGCGAGATCTATCACGACACCAGCGACATCTTCCACCGCTGCACGGGCGAGAAGTGGCTCCGCGGACCCGACCCTCAGCGCCGCAACTACTGCACGTACGCGGACTTCTCCGACCCGGACGGCAATGGCTGGGTCCTTCAGGAGGTGCCCAACCCGTAGGGCCTCGTCGTGCGTCTCGTTCGTGGGCCCCGCCCTCGGCGCGCTACTGGGGGATCACCTTCTCCACCGAGAAGTGATCGATGTTCGCGACGCCCGGAGCGGTGCCGAGAGCCTTGAGGTAGACGTCGTGCGTGCCGCTGGTCGGCGTGATCGTGAACGTCTGGTCCAGGTACGTGTCCCAGCCGCCCGTGTTCTCCACCCGCACCGTGCCGACGACCGGGCCGGTGGCCGAGTCGAGCCGCACCTCGAACCGGCCGCCCGCGTACGGCCGCTCGCTGCCGATGCTCGCGACCAGGAGATTCCGGCCGGTGCCGAAGTCCACGTCGTCGTAGCGGACCCAGTCGCCGCCGTCGAAGCCGCCGAGGACCGATCCGGTTCCCGCGGCGTGCGTGGCGACGCCGCTGCCCTCCGCGTACGACTCGGCCTGGACCGTCGTACGCTGCACGGCCACTCCGGCCTGCCACGGTGTCGCACCGTACTGGTAGGCGCCGGCGCTGGGCTGCGGGTCGGTGTAGCCGTCCGTGGCCGGGGGCCGCACCAGGCCGTAGTTGCGTGCCGGTGAGGAGGAGCCGAGGGTGTAGTCGTGGTGCGCGGGGTCCGTGAACTGCGGACCGTCGGCCATGGGCAGGTTGTGGGTGGAGGACACTCCGGCCATGGTGTCGGCGTCGCCGATGTTGTTGGCCACCTCCGTGTCCGAGTAGGTGCCCGGGAAGAGGCTGACCGACTTGCGGTCGGTTCCGCTGGTGTTGTTGTGGACGCGGTTGCCGCTGGTCGTGCCGCCGTTGGGGTTGATCAGGACGACGCCGTACGTCGTCCGGTTCCACGCCACGTTGTCGTAGACCGTGGCGTTGTACGTGGACAGGTCCAGGTACACGCCGGGCGCGGGTGCGCTGGCCGCGAACAGCGCGGCGTCGTGGAGCTCGTTGTGGTGGATCTCGGTGCCGGCCAGGTTCACCTGGCAGCAGATGTAGATCGCGCCGACGTCCACGACCAGGTTGCCGTAGTCGGACAGGTCGTTGTAGGCGATCTCGTGGCCGGAGGCCGTGGTCCCGGCGACCTTGTTGTCGATGTTGATGTTGCTGCGGCCGCTGTTGGTCACGGTGTTGTGCGTGATCGTCTGGTCGCTGCCGAGGACGTTGATCCCGGCGGCGTAGCTGCCGCGGTAGTCGACGCGGGTGATGAGGTTGTTGGTCACCGTGTTGCCAGAACCGGCCAGCAGCACCCCGTTTCCGGCGCTGTAGTCGATCCTGCTGTTGCGCAGGGTGTTGGCGGTGCCCTTCAGGAGGATTCCGCTGGTGGTCTCACCCGCCGTCAGCACGTCGCAGGGGTCGGCGGGCGTGACCTTGCCCGGGTCGACCTTCAGGTCCATGTAGTGGGACACGTAGCTGGCGTCGATGCCGTCCAGCACGTTGTGCGTGGAGGTGGACGAGGTGGCCACCGTGGCGGCCCGGACACCGAGGCCGACGACGGACACGTAGGAGCGCCCGGACAGGTCGACGGCGACATTGCGCTGCTTGGCCTCGACGGTGTGCCCCGTCGGGCTCGCACCGTCCGGCATCCACATGTAGAGCCGCTGCGCGTCGGCGTCGTAGTACCACTGGCCGGCATGGCTGAACGCCTGGAGCTTGCCGGTGAGCGAGTAGAGGTTCTGCTGGTTGGGGCTGAGGCCGACGCAGGAGGAGGCCAGCCCGGAGGCGGTCACGGAGCCGACCGCGGACGAGGTGACGGTGCCCGTCTGGCTGACGAACCAGTTGTGCGAGGTCAGGCGGGCCCCCTTCCAGTACCCGACGGGCTGGGTCAGGGCGTCGTCGTACAACGTGTCGTCGGTGCCGGCGTCCGCGGAGTTGTAGTCGGGGCGCGTCGGTTCGGTGCCCGGGTAGGGCCACTGGGCCTCCCCCAGCATCGTGCCGTCGACGAAGAGCTGGTTGCCGGGCAGGGCGGGGTTCAGGGTGAGGTCGGTCCGGTATATCTTCCCGGCCGTGGCGGCCGTGGCGAAGTCCGAGCCGCTCAGTGTCGGGTCGGCGGCCTGTAGTGCCGACAGGTCCAAGGCGCTGACCTGCGCCCATCCGTCGACCGGGGCACTGCCGTCGAGGACGACGCGCGCACCGGGGGCGGCGCGGAACGTGATCCGGGCGGACGCCGTGCCGTCGCGCGGCGGCGTCAGGGTCTCCCGGTAGGTTCCGGCGGCGATCACACAGGTGTCGCCGGCCTGTGCGACATCGGCGCACTGCTGCACGGTGCTGAACGGGGACTGCTTGGTACCGCGGTTCGCGTCGGAACCGGTGACGCTCACATAGCGCGTGGTGCCCTTCGTGTGTGCCGATACCGGAACGGCGGCCGTCAGTGCGGTGAGCACCGTCGCGGCAGCGGTTCCGATGACCAGAGCACTACGTCTCCAGTACATGGCTCTCCCATCGCCTATCGATAATCGCGAGTCGGCGATCAATATAGGTCCCGGGACGCGATCGCGTAAGGCGTCGGAGGCGTGGGTCTGTGAGGGGTGTGCGGCGCGGACGACGCAGCGGGGCACGGCGCGGCGTGAGTGACACCCGTCGCCGCGGCGGAGGCCGGGCGGACCGCGGTGACAAGGAAGGTGGAGGCCGCGCACGACTTGGAGCCCAGGGGCGGCCGGCCGTCGGCGACGGACGGAGGGTCAGGGACCGCCAGAGGGGCACGAACCGCAGGGAGCGGTACGAACGCCGGGGGCGCCGGGACCGTCCTGGACCGGCGGGCCGATCAGCGGGCCATGGACCGTCCCCGTGAGAGGGCCCGCCAGTCGGGTCGACGGGGCAGGCCGGGGCGGGGAGAGAGACGGCGGACAGCGCGGGGCGGCTCAGATCTCTTCGGACCGACGGGCCCACGACCGGCTCACGACCGGCCCGCGACCGGGTCGGGCCGGGCCGGAAGGCGCCCCGCGTACACGCTCCGCTCAGCCGTGGCCGTGATCGTGACCCAGAACGCCCTCGTCCCCCCGGGCGTGCGCGGCGAACGCGGCGGCCGCACGGTCGGCGTCGGCCGACTCCAGGGTCTCCAGAAGGACGCCGTGCTGGACTGCCATCTCGGCCCAGTCACCGGTGAACATGGGATCGGAGACCACGCGCAGCGCACGCAGGCTCGGCTCCATCAGGCTCCAGATGCGGGACAGGAACGGGTTGGCACTCGCTTCGCACAGGATCCGGTGGAAGGCGATGTCGGCGTCCCGGAAGCGTCCGATGTCGCCGGCCTCGGCCGCTTCCCGCATGTCCTGCACCTTGCCGCGCAACGCCTCGACGGACTCCGGTTCGGCGCGCTCGGCGACCGCGCGGGCCGCGAACTCCTCGATGATGACCCGCACCGCCCGCGCGGCGTCGGCGTCCTGCGAGGACACGTCGGCCACGAAGCTGCCCCGCCGCGGGATGTGGTCGGCCAGGCCCTCGTGCACCAGCCGCTTGACGGCTTCCCGTACGGGCGCCTGGCTGACCCCGAGATCACGGGCGATCTCGGCTTCGACCAGCCGGTCGCCGGCTTTGAGGTCCCCGTTGACGATGAGACCCCGCACCCGGGTGTACACCTGGTCGGACAGCAGTACCCGGGTCAGCGGCTCACCGACGCCCGCCATGACGGCCCCCTGTTCGTAGAACGTCTTCGCATCTTATCGATGATCGTGTGTCTGTGGGTTGCAGACTCTTGACAACCGCGTAACAGGAGTCATCATATCGCCTATCGATAGAACATAATCGATAGGGAGGGCGACATGGCCCGGAGAAGATCCATCAACGCTGCGGTAGGCATCCTGTTGGGCCTGGCCCTGACCACCGCGTGCGGCGGCAGCGGCGGGTTCGAGGCGGACTCGGCCGCCGACCCGGACTCGGGTGCCACCGGCACCGTACGGATGCTGGTGAACATCACACCGAACCTGACCAAGGGGTACTGGCGGGAGCTGGTCGCTCCCTTCGAGAAGGCCAACCCCGGAATCAAGGTACAGATCGACTCGCCCACGGCCGCCGACGGCTCCGTGGACAGCACACTGCAACAGCTGCTGGCGGCGGGCAACGCCCCCGACGTCGTCGAGGGCTCGCACAACGACAAGGTCCTCCCCTATCTCAGGGACCTGTCCGACCTGGGCTGGGCGGCCGACGCGCCCATGGCGGACGCCCAGCGACTGGACGGCCATTTGTACGACGTGGCGATCGGACAGCAGGTGCAGTCCCTCGTCTTCTACAACAAGAAGGCCTTCGAGAAGGCCGGCATCACCAAGCCGCCCGCCACCATGCGGGAGCTGACGACGGCGATGCGGAAGCTCAAGTCCGCCCGGTACCTGCCCATGCAGACGGCCGGGGAGTGGGTCACGCAGGCGCAGGTCATGATGCTCTTCGCACCGACGGTCACCACCGGCGAGCCCGACTGGTTCAAGCAGGCCTCCGACGGCAGGCGTTCCCTCGGCACCGACCTCGGCCCGGCCATGGACCTGTACAAGGACTGGCTGGACGAGGGCTATCTGGACAAGCAGGCCCTGGGCACCAAGTACGCCGACGCGGAGACCGAGTTCCTGTCCGGCAAGGCCGCGATGTACCCGATGGGCTGCTGGTTCGTGGCCGCCGAGGCACAGGCGAAGAAGGACTTCGAGGTCGGCGTCTTCGCCTCGCCCCAGCTCAACGACGCCTCCACCCCGAGGCTCTCGGTGACCCCCGGGGCCAACTACCGCATCTTCAAGGCCGGCGAGCACCAGAAGGCCTCGGAGAAACTCGTCCAGTTCCTGACCACCGACCGCGCCGCCGTGGCCGGCCAGCTCAAGCAGGACTCCTCGTTCCGCACCGGGTACCCCTACAAGCTCTCCCCGCTGGCCGACGAGGTGCAGGCGCTCCTCGACAAGTCCCCCAACCACCAGGCCATCGCCGGCAGCGGCGAGTACCAGATGCCGACCGGCTTCGAGGCCGAGCAGAACAAGCAGGTGCAGAGCCTCTACACGGGCGGCGACGCCGCCGACGGGCTGAAGAACGTGGACACCTGGCTGAAGGCGCACACGAAATGAGTCTGCCCACCACTTCCCGGCCGGCGCGGGCCGTGCGCGACCTGTTCGCCACCGCCCGCGGCCGGGACCGGCTGACGGGGCTGCTCATGACCGCTCCCGCGGTCGCGCTCTTCCTCGTCATGATGGTCGTGCCCCTGGTGCTGTCCGGCTATCTCAGTCTCACCGACTGGGACGGCTACACGGCACACCCCGCGATGGTCGGGCTCGACCACTACCGCGCCCTCCTGGACGATCCGGAGGTCCGGCAGGCGGCCTGGATCACGGTGCTGCTGGCGGTGATCGGCACCCTCGCCGTCAACGCCGTGGGACTCGCCCTGGCCCTCGCCATCTCCGCCCCCGGCCGCACCAACACCGTGCTGCGGACCGTCTTCTTCTACCCGTACGTCATCAGTGCGCTGATCATCGGCTTCCTCTGGTCGGCGCTGCTGTCCACCAACGGCGCGGTCAACAGCGTGCTGCGCGCCGCCGGGCACGCCGGACTGCCGTTCCTGTCCCAGCCCGGCTGGGCGCTGGCGAGCCTGATCGGGGTCGTGGTGTGGTCCGGCTTCGGATTCACCCTCGTGCTGTACATCGCCGGACTGCACACCGTCCCCGCCTCGCTGCTCGAAGCCGCCCGGATCGACGGCGCCGGCCGGTGGCGGATCCTGCGCAGTGTGACCCTGCCGATGATCGCGCCGGTCGTCACCGTCAACGTCGTGCTGACCCTGGTGACCCTGCTGCGCTCCTACGACCTGGTCCTCTCCCTGACCGGAGGAGGCCCCGCGGGCTCCACCCAGACCGCCGCCTACCTGATCCTGGCCCAGTCGTTCCAGAACAACGCCCTGGGATACGGCTCCGCCCAGTCGATGGTGCTGACGCTGGTGACCGGCATCGCCGCGCTGGCGATCACCTTCCTGCGGCGCCGCGCCGACGAGAGAGCGGGGGCCTGACCATGCCCGCCGAACCCACCACCAGCCCCCGCCGGCCCGTCATCGGCCCAGTGGCCCCCGCCACTGCTCCGAACCGGCGACCGCGGCGCCCGGCGCCCGCCCCGCGGACGCGACGGCGCGCGAGCGGCACCGTAGCGGGAACCTCGCTGTGGCGGCTGCCCCTGCTCCTCGTGTCCGCTTCGTTCATGGTGATCCCGCTGTGGCTGCTGGTCGTCAACGCCTTCAAGTCGGAGCAGGACATCCGCGACTCCCCGTTCGGCCTGCCGCTGACCCGGCTGAGCCTGCGGCCGCTGCGCGACGCGTTCGCCAACCCGGACTTCGACGTCGTACGGGCCTACGGGATCACCCTGTTGTTCGTGCTGCTCGTCAACGTCCTGTCCCTGCTGGTGTCGGCCCCGGTGTCGTACGTGATCGCCCGCGGCACCACCCGCTGGCACACGGCGCTGCTGCTGCTGTTCGTCGCCGGTACGTTCGTCCCCAGCCAGGTGCTGCTGATCCCGGTGGTCTACGTCCTCAAGTACCTCGGACTGATGGGCACCGTCCCCGGCTTCGTGCTCTTCGAGACGGCGCTGACCCTGCCCGTGTCGGTGTTCCTGTACAGCGCCTACATCCGGACCATCCCCAGGGAGCTGGACCAGGCCGCGTCCGTGGACGGCCTGGGCCGGCTGCGGACCTTCCAGCTCGTCGTGCTGCCGCTGATGCGTCCCATGGTCGCCACCGCCGTGATCCTGCACAGCCTCAGTGTGTGGAACGACTTCGCCAACCCGCAGATCATTCTCGGCCCCGGCAGCGGCCTCTACACGGTCACCACCGGGGTGTACGCCGCGGTCGGCAAGTACTCGACGCACTACGCCGTGGTCTTCCCCAACCTGCTCCTCGCCGTCGCGCCGGCACTCGCCTTCTTCGCGATCATGCAGCGGCACATCATCAGCGGCCTGACCTCCGGCGCCCTGAAGGGCTGACATGAGCGCACGACACGACATCCCCGCCACCGGGGCGAACTCCGTCGGGACTCCGCCGTCCGGCGGCACGGCCCCCGAAGCCCGCCCCGTCGAGATCACCGCCACCCTGCCCACCGGGCCGCCGCCCGCCTGGGCCGTGCTGCAACGCCACCTTTTCGACGAACTCGACTCAGCCTGGCGGCTGTTCGGCGATCGCTACACCGAACCCGACGGCCGGCTGCGCTTCTCCGGCGCCATTCCCGACCGGGACGGCGCCGACGACTTCTACGAGGCGTTCTTCAACTGGCCCGCCCTCTATCGCCTGGGCGGCGCCGACGACCTGCTGCCCGCGGTCAAGCGCCACTGGGAAGGAGTCACCGCACAGCTCACCGAACTGGGCCTGTACCGGGACGAGTTCGAGCGCGGCTACGACTGGTTCCACCAGGGCGAGGCCCTGCTGATGTTCTACGGCATCTGCGCCGCCGACCCCGCCGACCAGCGCTTCCGCGACCGGGCCCGGCGCTTCGCCGAGCAGTACCTCCCGGGCAGCGCGACCGGTAACTACGACCCCGCCACCAGGACCCTGCGCTCCCCGCACAACGGCTCGGACGGCCCCCGGACCGGCCTCGGCCCGCAGTGGGACGACCGGTTCGGGCACGAGCAGCGGGGCATGCGCCCCTATGGTCTGCCCCTGCGCGACGTCCCCGGCATCACCTCCTGGGACGACCTGGCCGACGAGGACAACGCCGTGCGGATGGGCCACGCGATGCGCGATCGGCTCGGCCGCGGCGACACCGCCGTCGACCTGGCCGCCACCGCTCTCGTCGTCAACGCCTGGCTGTACGACCACGACCCGCGCCTGGCGGACTGGGTCCTGGAATACGTCGACGCCTGGCGCGAGCGCGCGGCCGCCGTCGGCGCCATGCCCGACAACGTCGGACCCTCCGGCGAGGTCGGCGAGGACCACGGGGGCCGCTGGTACGGCGGCCACTACGGCTGGACCTGGCCGCACGGCGTGCACTCGATCGGGGCGGCGACGCTGGTCGGAGCCATCAGTGCCGGCATGCTCGGCCGCGCCGACGCCCGGCTGGACCTCGCCCGGCGGCCCCTGGACCAGGTCTGGGAGCAGCGCCGCACCGCCATGCCGTACGACACCGGCGCGACCCGCCGCCCCGGCTGGGCCCACGCCCTCGGCCTGGGTGCGGGACGCACCGTCAACGCGCTGCCCACCCGTGTCGGCCCCGAGGGATGGTTCGACCACCAACCCGCCCAGGTCGCCTACTGGACCTGGCTGTGGTGGTTCGGCATGCGCGACGAGGACCGCGCCCGTCTGGACCGGGTCCGCGAACACTCCGGCTACGACTGGCGGGAGGTGCACGCCTTCCGCGACAAGGAGGAGGCCGGGCACGAGGCGCCGTGGCTCGCCTATCTCGACGGCGACAACCCCGGCTACCCCGAGCGTGCCCTGCGCATGGCCCTCGCCCAGGTCGCCCACCGCACCGCCCTGATGACGGCCGAGGACGCCGACGCCGACAGCGCCGACCTGCACAAGTGGCAGCGGGTGAACCCGGTGGTCACCGAGGTCCTCACCCAGCTGACGACCGGAGCACCGCAGACTCTCTACAACGGCGGTCTGCCGCTCGCCCGGGTGCGCTACGACGACCTGGACGCCGCCCGCCCCGGGCTCCCCCGGGACGTCGCCGCCCTCGTCGAACACCTCGACTCCACCGGCACCACCGTGCAGTTGGTCAACCTCAGTACGGTGCACACACGCCGACTGCGGCTGCTCGCGGGCGGCTTCGGCGAGCACCTGATCACCGAGGCCCACTGGACCGGCGGCGGCGAGCACTATCCCGGCGACTCCCACGACTACCACCTGCCGGCCGGCCCCGAGACCGAGCACTCGGTACCGGTCGACGACAACGGCCTGCACCTCGTCTTGCCCCCGGGGCGCCGCATCCGGCTACGGCTGGACATGCGGCTCAACGCCCGCCCCTTCGCCCACCACATATCCCCCACGACCTTCCGGAGAGCCCGATGACCATGTCACTCCCCCGTCCCGCGGGCCACGAGGCCGACGGCGCCGCCGCGGCCGACGCCAAGCCCGTGTGGGACCTGCCCGTGCACGGTGAGCCCTGGGAGCGCCCCGACGGCGAGCTGGTGCGGAGCCTGAACCGGGTCAGCTCCGCCACCGCCTGTGCCAAGCTCCACGAACTCGGCATCCGCCGCAGCTATCTGTCCGGTCCCACCGCCCTGGACCTCGGCAACAAGGTGACGGGCCCGGCCCGCACCCTCCAGTTCATGCCGCAGCGCGAGGACGTCGCCAGCGGCCTGGCCCAGGAGTACGTCGAGCGCAGCACGGCCCTGTGGGCGGTCCTCGAGGAGGTCCAGCCCGGCGACGTCCTCGTCGTCCAGGCCTACGGCAGCGCCTTCACCGGCTGCCTCGGCGACATGCTGGTGCGTTACTTCAAGCGCAAGGGCGGCGCCGGCATCGTCGTCGACGGGCGTATCCGGGACGCGCCCCGCGTCCGCGAACTCGGCGTCCCTATCTGGTGCACCGGCACCACCCCGCACTACGCCTCCCAGTCCGAGCTGTTCCCCTGGGCCTACGACGTGCCGGTGGCGGCGGGCGGTGTCCTCACCCTGCCCGGCGACCTCGTCGTCGCGGACGACGACGGCGCGGTG includes:
- a CDS encoding carbohydrate ABC transporter permease, with amino-acid sequence MVIPLWLLVVNAFKSEQDIRDSPFGLPLTRLSLRPLRDAFANPDFDVVRAYGITLLFVLLVNVLSLLVSAPVSYVIARGTTRWHTALLLLFVAGTFVPSQVLLIPVVYVLKYLGLMGTVPGFVLFETALTLPVSVFLYSAYIRTIPRELDQAASVDGLGRLRTFQLVVLPLMRPMVATAVILHSLSVWNDFANPQIILGPGSGLYTVTTGVYAAVGKYSTHYAVVFPNLLLAVAPALAFFAIMQRHIISGLTSGALKG
- a CDS encoding RraA family protein, encoding MTMSLPRPAGHEADGAAAADAKPVWDLPVHGEPWERPDGELVRSLNRVSSATACAKLHELGIRRSYLSGPTALDLGNKVTGPARTLQFMPQREDVASGLAQEYVERSTALWAVLEEVQPGDVLVVQAYGSAFTGCLGDMLVRYFKRKGGAGIVVDGRIRDAPRVRELGVPIWCTGTTPHYASQSELFPWAYDVPVAAGGVLTLPGDLVVADDDGAVVVPVSKAQEIVDSAFDHEQWEEFSRMRIDQGARLSDYYPLSPDSREEYEQWRASKR